One window of the Salvia splendens isolate huo1 chromosome 1, SspV2, whole genome shotgun sequence genome contains the following:
- the LOC121798101 gene encoding trihelix transcription factor GT-3b-like, whose translation MDHHHQQLHQQYSESVGGSDRFPQWSIQETRDFLLIRAELDPNFMETKRNKMLWEVISTRMKEKGYSRSAEQCKCKWKNLVTRYKGCETMETEAMRQQFPFYNELQTIFTTRMQRMLWLEAEGSGTASKKKKKAAQLSSDEEEEEEEGEEESDGQKGHKKKTKKLKGGPNSNVSVVAGVREVMDEFMKQQMQMEMQWMKAYEAREEERRIKEMEWRQTMEALENERMMMEKRWREREEQRKIREEARADKRDALVTALLNKLRRDDSYMDCTSLEISWKRSQKMILLRDVNHI comes from the exons ATGGATCACCATCATCAGCAGCTCCACCAGCAATACTCGGAATCCGTCGGCGGCAGCGACAGGTTCCCGCAATGGAGCATTCAAGAAACCCGGGATTTCTTGCTTATCCGGGCCGAACTCGACCCGAATTTCATGGAGACGAAGCGTAATAAGATGCTTTGGGAGGTGATTTCGACTCGGATGAAAGAAAAAGGCTATAGCAGAAGCGCGGAGCAGTGCAAGTGCAAATGGAAAAACCTGGTCACCAGATACAAG GGATGTGAAACGATGGAGACGGAAGCGATGAGGCAGCAATTCCCATTCTACAACGAGCTGCAGACGATATTCACAACGAGGATGCAGAGAATGCTGTGGCTGGAGGCGGAGGGGAGTGGCACGGcctcgaagaagaagaagaaggcggCGCAGCTATCctcggacgaggaggaggaggaggaggagggggaaGAGGAGAGCGATGGGCAAAAAGGTCATAAAAAGAAGACGAAGAAATTGAAGGGAGGGCCGAATTCGAATGTTTCGGTGGTGGCGGGAGTGAGGGAGGTGATGGATGAATTCATGAAGCAGCAAATGCAGATGGAGATGCAGTGGATGAAGGCGTACGAGGCGAGGGAGGAGGAGCGGAGGATCAAGGAGATGGAGTGGCGGCAGACGATGGAGGCATTGGAGAATGAGAGGATGATGATGGAGAAgaggtggagagagagagaggagcaaaggaagataagagaggaagCTAGAGCTGACAAAAGGGATGCTCTTGTTACAGCTCTCTTGAACAAGCTTAGAAGAGACGATAGTTAcat GGATTGCACGAGTCTTGAAATTTCTTGGAAGAGAAGTCAGAAAATGATATTGTTAAGAGATGTGAATCACATTTAA